The proteins below come from a single Psychrobacter sp. FDAARGOS_221 genomic window:
- a CDS encoding HlyD family secretion protein, with protein MKSTDQPVTLQGQMEMQSTAIAAKVPGRIAKILVTEGDQVESGQQLIEMDSPEITAKMNQALAGREMAQSQLDKAENGARPQEIGQAKAAWQANQAAADLAKSTYERVNRLYQEGLMARQKRDEAYTQYVANQDKADAARLQYDMAVEGAREEDKAAARAQVAQVDAKIEEAQVAQDEANLKSPIAGIVDDVIINPGEVVGQGVPLMTLVDINDQWVVLNVTEDNLNHFSIGSQFEATIPALSKTDAPYQMTFKVFNTAAMPDFAVWRATNSEDNFDVRTFEVKARPLKADPKVRSGMSVLVQLDPQDSASETSATKRR; from the coding sequence GTGAAAAGCACCGATCAACCTGTGACCCTGCAAGGCCAAATGGAGATGCAATCAACGGCTATTGCTGCCAAAGTACCAGGGCGTATTGCCAAAATCTTGGTCACTGAGGGCGATCAAGTCGAATCAGGGCAGCAGTTGATCGAAATGGATTCACCTGAAATTACAGCAAAAATGAATCAAGCGTTGGCTGGGCGTGAAATGGCACAAAGCCAGTTAGATAAGGCAGAAAATGGCGCCAGACCACAAGAGATTGGGCAAGCCAAAGCAGCTTGGCAAGCAAACCAAGCAGCGGCAGACTTAGCTAAAAGCACCTATGAACGTGTTAATCGCCTATATCAAGAAGGTCTGATGGCACGTCAAAAACGCGATGAAGCTTACACCCAATATGTGGCCAATCAAGACAAGGCGGATGCCGCACGCTTGCAATATGATATGGCAGTAGAAGGTGCGCGTGAAGAAGACAAGGCGGCTGCGCGAGCTCAAGTGGCACAAGTTGATGCCAAGATTGAAGAAGCTCAAGTGGCGCAAGATGAGGCGAACTTAAAAAGTCCGATTGCAGGTATCGTCGATGATGTGATTATTAATCCAGGCGAAGTGGTTGGACAAGGTGTGCCTCTGATGACCTTAGTTGATATCAATGATCAGTGGGTTGTACTCAATGTCACCGAAGACAACTTAAATCACTTTAGTATTGGCTCACAATTTGAGGCAACAATTCCTGCCTTATCAAAAACCGACGCGCCCTATCAAATGACGTTTAAAGTATTTAATACGGCAGCCATGCCTGATTTTGCGGTTTGGCGTGCGACCAATAGCGAAGATAACTTTGATGTTCGCACCTTTGAAGTCAAAGCCCGTCCCCTAAAGGCAGATCCAAAAGTACGTTCTGGCATGAGTGTGTTGGTACAACTTGATCCACAAGACAGTGCTTCAGAGACTAGCGCAACGAAGCGTCGCTAA